In a genomic window of Mycolicibacillus parakoreensis:
- a CDS encoding HAD family hydrolase, whose translation MAAPEQDSAAGNASAERALVDLTTGSGDPGAQGAAGEAPVDLTAAAFFDVDNTLVQGSSMVHFGRGLAARKFFTYGDVVRFLYAHAKFQLTGWENSDDVAAGRRKALAFIEGRTTAELAELGEEIYDEQIADRIWPGTRDLAQMHLDAGQQVWLVTATPYELAATIARRLGLTGALGTVAESVDGVFTGRLVGEILHGAGKAHAVRSLAIREGLNLKRCTAYSDSHNDLPMLSLVGTAVAINPDARLRDLARKRGWEIRDFRTARKAARIGVPSALALGAAGGALAAAASRRH comes from the coding sequence ATGGCCGCTCCCGAGCAGGACAGCGCTGCCGGGAACGCCAGCGCCGAACGGGCGCTGGTCGACCTGACCACCGGCTCCGGGGACCCCGGCGCGCAGGGCGCCGCCGGCGAGGCGCCGGTCGATCTGACCGCCGCCGCGTTCTTCGACGTCGACAACACCCTGGTGCAGGGCTCGTCGATGGTGCACTTCGGCCGCGGGCTGGCCGCCCGCAAGTTCTTCACCTACGGCGACGTGGTGCGCTTCCTCTACGCCCACGCCAAGTTCCAGCTCACCGGCTGGGAGAACAGCGACGACGTGGCCGCCGGGCGGCGCAAGGCGCTGGCGTTCATCGAGGGCCGCACCACCGCGGAGCTCGCCGAGCTGGGCGAGGAGATCTACGACGAGCAGATCGCCGACCGGATCTGGCCGGGCACCCGGGACTTGGCCCAGATGCACCTCGACGCCGGCCAGCAGGTGTGGCTGGTCACCGCGACCCCCTACGAGTTGGCGGCCACCATCGCCCGCCGGCTGGGGCTGACCGGCGCGCTGGGCACCGTCGCCGAATCGGTCGACGGGGTGTTCACCGGCCGGCTGGTCGGTGAGATCCTGCACGGCGCGGGCAAGGCGCACGCGGTGCGGTCGCTGGCGATCCGCGAGGGGCTCAACCTCAAACGCTGCACCGCCTACTCCGACAGCCACAACGACCTGCCGATGCTGTCGCTGGTGGGCACCGCGGTGGCGATCAACCCCGACGCCCGGCTGCGCGACCTGGCCCGCAAACGCGGCTGGGAGATCCGCGACTTCCGCACCGCCCGCAAGGCGGCCCGCATCGGGGTGCCGTCGGCGTTGGCGCTGGGTGCGGCCGGCGGGGCGCTGGCCGCGGCCGCCTCCCGGCGGCACTGA
- a CDS encoding FAS1-like dehydratase domain-containing protein, which produces MATQLQTADGIIGTHYRYPDYFEVGREKIREFATAVKDTHVAHFSDDDARAAGYDAVVAPLTFLAVAGRRVQLEIFTKFDIPINIARVFHRDQKFKFHRPLLDGDRLYFDTYLDSVLESHGTVITEIRSEVSDADGNPVITSVVTMIGESSRQDSDPEATVAAIAAMRAKK; this is translated from the coding sequence ATGGCAACGCAGCTGCAGACCGCCGATGGGATCATCGGCACCCACTACCGCTACCCCGATTATTTCGAGGTGGGCCGCGAGAAGATCCGCGAGTTCGCCACCGCGGTCAAAGACACCCACGTGGCGCACTTCAGCGACGACGACGCCCGGGCGGCCGGCTACGACGCGGTGGTGGCCCCGCTGACGTTCCTGGCGGTCGCCGGCCGGCGGGTGCAGTTGGAGATCTTCACCAAGTTCGACATCCCGATCAACATCGCGCGGGTGTTCCACCGCGACCAGAAGTTCAAGTTCCACCGCCCGCTGCTCGACGGCGACCGGCTGTACTTCGACACCTACCTCGATTCGGTGCTCGAGTCGCACGGCACGGTGATCACCGAGATCCGCAGCGAGGTCAGCGACGCCGACGGCAACCCGGTCATCACCAGCGTGGTCACCATGATCGGCGAGTCCTCCCGCCAGGACTCCGACCCGGAGGCCACCGTCGCCGCGATCGCGGCGATGCGCGCCAAGAAATAG
- a CDS encoding lysophospholipid acyltransferase family protein, with product MAGDRKAKVIPLRADSGRSAAQRRAAQRADAARQHPSLLSRAGQWPPPDQLAEVVGEIDRHRDAEDAVAAPSELAQRISTVAEFLRRRVAGDYRVDEFGFDPHFNENVILPLLRPWFHSWFRVEVSGVENLPETGAALVVANHAGVLPVDGLMASVAVHDEHPARRNLRLLAADLVFDLPVISQGARMAGHTMACAADAQRLLEAGELTAVFPEGYKGLGKRFHDRYKLQRFGRGGFVSAALRTKAPIVPCSIVGSEEIYPMVADLKVVARLLGLPYFPITPLFPLAGAAGLLPMPSKWHIAFGEPIPTADYEEGAADDPMVTFELTDHVRETIQQTLYRLLAGRRNPFFG from the coding sequence GTGGCGGGTGACCGGAAGGCGAAAGTCATTCCGCTGCGCGCAGATTCGGGCCGGTCGGCCGCGCAGCGGCGCGCCGCCCAACGCGCCGACGCGGCCCGCCAGCACCCGTCGCTGCTGTCGCGCGCCGGCCAGTGGCCCCCGCCCGATCAGCTCGCCGAGGTGGTCGGGGAGATCGACCGCCACCGCGACGCCGAGGACGCGGTGGCCGCGCCCAGCGAGTTGGCGCAGCGGATCTCCACCGTCGCGGAGTTCCTGCGGCGCCGCGTCGCCGGGGACTACCGGGTCGACGAGTTCGGCTTCGACCCGCACTTCAACGAGAACGTCATCCTGCCGCTGCTGCGGCCGTGGTTCCACTCCTGGTTCCGCGTGGAGGTCTCCGGGGTGGAGAACCTGCCCGAGACCGGCGCGGCGCTGGTGGTGGCCAACCACGCCGGGGTGCTGCCGGTCGACGGGCTGATGGCCTCGGTCGCCGTCCACGACGAACACCCCGCCCGCCGCAACCTGCGGCTGCTCGCCGCCGACCTGGTCTTCGACCTGCCGGTGATCAGCCAGGGCGCCCGGATGGCCGGGCACACCATGGCGTGCGCGGCCGACGCGCAGCGGCTGTTGGAGGCCGGCGAGCTGACCGCGGTGTTCCCGGAGGGCTACAAGGGGCTGGGCAAGCGGTTCCACGACCGCTACAAGCTGCAGCGGTTCGGCCGCGGCGGATTCGTCTCGGCGGCGCTGCGCACCAAGGCGCCGATCGTGCCGTGCTCGATCGTCGGCTCCGAGGAGATCTACCCGATGGTCGCCGACCTGAAGGTGGTGGCCCGCCTGCTGGGGCTGCCGTACTTCCCGATCACCCCGCTGTTCCCGCTGGCCGGGGCCGCCGGGCTGCTGCCGATGCCGTCGAAGTGGCACATCGCGTTCGGCGAGCCCATCCCCACCGCCGACTACGAGGAGGGCGCGGCCGACGACCCGATGGTCACCTTCGAGCTGACCGACCACGTCCGCGAGACCATCCAGCAGACGCTGTATCGGCTGCTGGCCGGCCGGCGCAACCCGTTCTTCGGCTGA
- a CDS encoding SDR family oxidoreductase has product MSSPGPPTDTGDAPHYPKVVLVTGACRFLGGYLTARLAQNPLINRIIAVDAVAPSKDLLRRMGRAEFVRADIRNPFIAKVIRNGDVDTVVHAAAASYAPRAGAGAALKELNVMGAMQLFAACQKAPTVRRVVLKSTSEIYGASSHDPVMFTEDSTSHRPLGEGFGRDSLDIERYARGLGRRRPDIAVTILRLANMIGPAMDTTLSRFLAGPLVPTVFGRDARLQLLHEQDALGALEHATMAGKAGTFNIGAAGIIMMTQAIQRAGRVLIPVPETGLRMIDSLRRANRYSDSSRQQFDYLSYGRVMDTTRMRTELGFEPKWTTVEAFDDYVNGRGLAPIIDPEWVRSMENRVVAAAQRWGR; this is encoded by the coding sequence GTGAGTTCGCCCGGGCCCCCGACCGACACCGGTGACGCCCCGCACTACCCGAAGGTGGTGCTGGTCACCGGCGCGTGCCGGTTTCTCGGCGGGTACCTGACCGCGCGACTGGCCCAGAACCCGCTGATCAACCGGATCATCGCGGTCGACGCGGTGGCCCCCAGCAAGGACCTGCTGCGTCGGATGGGCCGTGCGGAGTTCGTGCGCGCCGACATCCGCAACCCGTTCATCGCCAAGGTCATCCGCAACGGCGACGTCGACACCGTGGTGCACGCCGCGGCCGCCTCCTACGCCCCGCGGGCGGGTGCTGGGGCGGCGCTGAAGGAACTCAACGTGATGGGCGCGATGCAGCTGTTCGCCGCCTGCCAGAAGGCGCCGACGGTGCGGCGCGTGGTGCTCAAGTCGACCTCGGAGATCTACGGCGCCAGCTCGCACGACCCGGTGATGTTCACCGAGGACAGCACCAGCCACCGCCCGCTGGGGGAGGGCTTCGGCCGCGACAGCCTCGACATCGAGCGCTACGCGCGCGGGCTGGGCCGGCGCCGCCCCGACATCGCGGTCACCATCTTGCGGCTGGCCAACATGATCGGCCCGGCCATGGACACCACGTTGTCGCGGTTCCTCGCCGGCCCGCTGGTGCCCACGGTGTTCGGTCGCGACGCCCGGCTGCAGCTGCTGCACGAACAAGACGCCCTCGGCGCCCTGGAGCACGCCACCATGGCCGGCAAGGCCGGCACCTTCAACATCGGCGCCGCCGGGATCATCATGATGACCCAGGCGATCCAACGGGCAGGTCGCGTGCTCATTCCCGTACCCGAGACGGGCCTGCGGATGATAGATTCGCTGCGACGAGCCAATCGCTACAGCGACAGCAGTCGCCAACAATTCGACTACCTGAGCTACGGCCGGGTGATGGACACCACGCGCATGCGGACCGAACTCGGCTTCGAGCCCAAGTGGACCACCGTCGAGGCGTTCGACGACTACGTCAACGGTCGCGGATTGGCTCCGATCATCGATCCGGAGTGGGTACGCTCGATGGAGAATCGGGTCGTCGCGGCGGCGCAACGGTGGGGTCGTTGA
- a CDS encoding 30S ribosomal protein bS22, whose product MGSVVKKRRKRMSKKKHRKLLRRTRVQRRKLGK is encoded by the coding sequence ATGGGTTCAGTAGTCAAAAAGCGGCGCAAGCGCATGTCGAAGAAGAAGCACCGCAAGCTGCTTCGTCGCACCCGGGTCCAGCGCAGAAAACTCGGCAAGTAG
- a CDS encoding helix-turn-helix domain-containing protein: MTSMNGPSARDSASGKPARDSATPEGQQGRTQFLTVAEVAALMRVSKMTVYRLVHNGELPAVRVGRSFRVHAKAVHDLLESSFFDAG; this comes from the coding sequence ATGACGTCAATGAACGGGCCGTCGGCGCGGGATTCGGCTAGTGGCAAACCGGCACGGGATTCCGCGACGCCGGAGGGCCAGCAAGGCCGGACACAGTTTCTGACCGTGGCCGAGGTGGCGGCGCTGATGCGGGTTTCGAAGATGACCGTGTACCGGCTGGTGCACAACGGTGAACTGCCCGCCGTGCGGGTCGGCCGGTCGTTCCGGGTGCACGCCAAGGCCGTGCACGATCTGTTGGAGAGCTCCTTCTTCGACGCCGGATAA
- the proC gene encoding pyrroline-5-carboxylate reductase — protein MARIAIIGVGNMGEALLSGLLRSGRQVKDLVVVEARPERARYLTETYAVLVAPLADAVENADVILVAVKPQHVDAVITEAAAAITASDHSGEQVVVTVAAGIPSAQLETKLPAGTPVVRVMPNTPAQVGAGVSVLAAGRFATDEQLDEIAALFKAVGRVLIVPEAQMDAVTAISGSGPAYFFLMIEALVDAGVAAGLTRAVAADLAVQTMAGAAEMLLDRLEHPDAAAAAGMDTAAVQLRAMVTSPGGTTAVALRELERAGLRSAVDAAVQAAKTHSEQVRVTNG, from the coding sequence ATGGCCAGAATTGCGATCATCGGCGTCGGGAACATGGGCGAAGCGCTGCTGTCGGGTCTGCTGCGCAGCGGCCGGCAGGTCAAAGACCTGGTGGTCGTCGAGGCCCGGCCCGAGCGCGCCCGGTACCTCACCGAGACCTATGCGGTGCTGGTCGCCCCGCTGGCCGACGCGGTGGAGAACGCCGACGTCATCCTGGTCGCGGTCAAACCCCAGCACGTCGACGCGGTGATCACCGAGGCCGCCGCGGCGATCACCGCCTCCGACCACAGTGGCGAGCAGGTGGTCGTCACCGTCGCCGCCGGCATCCCCAGCGCCCAGTTGGAGACCAAGCTGCCCGCCGGCACCCCGGTGGTGCGGGTGATGCCCAACACCCCCGCGCAGGTCGGCGCCGGGGTCAGCGTGCTCGCCGCGGGCCGGTTCGCCACCGACGAGCAACTCGACGAAATCGCCGCGCTGTTCAAGGCGGTGGGACGGGTGCTCATCGTGCCCGAGGCGCAGATGGACGCGGTGACCGCGATCTCCGGGTCCGGGCCGGCCTACTTCTTCTTGATGATCGAGGCGTTGGTGGACGCCGGCGTCGCGGCGGGCCTGACCCGGGCGGTGGCCGCCGATCTGGCGGTGCAGACCATGGCCGGGGCCGCGGAGATGTTGCTCGACCGGTTGGAGCACCCCGACGCCGCCGCCGCGGCGGGCATGGACACCGCGGCCGTGCAGCTGCGGGCGATGGTCACCTCGCCCGGCGGGACGACCGCGGTTGCGCTGCGCGAACTCGAGCGCGCGGGGCTGCGCAGCGCCGTCGACGCCGCCGTTCAGGCCGCAAAAACCCACTCTGAACAGGTAAGAGTTACAAACGGGTAA
- a CDS encoding thioesterase family protein, producing the protein MNPSALFSDAMRLTPLGTGPDPGQARFGGELNEHWTIGPKVHGGAMLALCANAARTALGATADGPIQPVAVSGSFLRAPDPGALQLRTRVRKRGRRVSVVDVELDQHERTAVHAVITLGQPEHDAAPLLSVNPIVSLMIPEPPPGLAPIGPGHPMAEIVHLAHGCDIRPALTTLAPRSDGGPPVIEMWVRPKGAAPDVLFALLCGDASAPVTMALQRPGWAPTVQLTAYLRGMPADGWLRVICTTTEVGVDWFDEDHLVVDCRGRIVAQTRQLAMVPAPPA; encoded by the coding sequence ATGAACCCCTCGGCGCTGTTCAGCGACGCCATGCGGCTGACCCCGCTGGGCACCGGACCCGACCCGGGGCAGGCCCGGTTCGGCGGGGAGCTCAACGAGCACTGGACGATCGGCCCGAAAGTGCACGGCGGGGCGATGCTGGCGCTCTGCGCGAACGCCGCGCGCACCGCGCTCGGGGCGACCGCCGACGGCCCGATCCAACCGGTCGCGGTCTCCGGCAGCTTCCTGCGCGCCCCGGACCCCGGCGCCCTGCAGCTGCGCACCCGGGTGCGCAAACGCGGCCGGCGGGTCAGCGTCGTCGACGTCGAACTCGACCAGCACGAGCGCACCGCGGTGCACGCGGTGATCACCCTCGGCCAGCCCGAGCACGACGCCGCACCGCTGCTGTCGGTCAACCCGATCGTGTCGTTGATGATCCCGGAGCCGCCGCCGGGGCTCGCCCCGATCGGCCCCGGGCACCCGATGGCCGAGATCGTCCACCTGGCCCACGGCTGCGACATCCGCCCGGCGCTGACCACCCTGGCGCCGCGCTCCGACGGCGGGCCGCCGGTGATCGAGATGTGGGTGCGCCCCAAGGGGGCCGCGCCCGACGTGCTGTTCGCGCTGCTGTGCGGGGACGCCTCGGCGCCGGTGACGATGGCCCTGCAGCGGCCCGGCTGGGCGCCGACGGTGCAACTCACCGCCTATCTGCGTGGGATGCCCGCCGACGGATGGCTGCGGGTCATCTGCACCACCACCGAGGTGGGTGTCGACTGGTTCGACGAGGACCACCTGGTGGTCGACTGTCGCGGCCGGATCGTCGCCCAGACCCGGCAGCTGGCGATGGTGCCCGCACCGCCGGCCTAG
- a CDS encoding sugar phosphate isomerase/epimerase family protein, with translation MRPAIKVGLSTASVYPLKTEAAFEYAARLGYDGVELMVWAESVSQDIGAVAKLSRHYRVPVLSVHAPCLLISQRVWGANPVRKLERSVRAAEQLGAQTVVVHPPFRWQRRYAEGFSDQVAELEERSEVMVAVENMFPFRADRLFGAEQSLQRMRRRGGGPGAAISAFAPSYNPLDGDHAHYTLDLSHTATAGTDAVAMARAMGSGLVHLHLCDGNGLPADEHLVPGRGGQPTVEVCQMLAASDFTGHVVLEVTTSQARTSQEREALLVESLEFARTHLMR, from the coding sequence GTGCGTCCCGCCATCAAAGTTGGCCTCTCGACGGCCTCGGTCTATCCGCTGAAGACCGAGGCCGCCTTCGAGTATGCCGCCCGGCTCGGCTACGACGGTGTCGAGTTGATGGTGTGGGCCGAGTCGGTCAGCCAGGACATCGGCGCGGTGGCCAAGCTCTCCCGGCACTACCGGGTGCCGGTGCTGTCGGTGCACGCGCCGTGCCTGCTGATCTCCCAACGGGTCTGGGGTGCCAACCCGGTGCGCAAGCTGGAGCGCAGCGTGCGCGCCGCCGAGCAGCTCGGCGCCCAGACCGTCGTGGTCCACCCCCCGTTCCGCTGGCAGCGGCGCTACGCCGAGGGGTTCAGCGACCAGGTCGCCGAGCTGGAGGAGCGCAGCGAGGTGATGGTCGCGGTGGAGAACATGTTCCCGTTCCGCGCCGACCGGCTGTTCGGCGCCGAGCAGTCCCTGCAGCGGATGCGACGCCGCGGCGGCGGGCCGGGGGCGGCGATCTCGGCGTTCGCGCCGTCCTACAACCCGCTGGACGGCGATCACGCCCACTACACGCTGGACCTGTCGCACACCGCGACCGCCGGCACCGACGCGGTCGCGATGGCCCGGGCGATGGGCTCGGGGCTGGTGCATCTGCACCTGTGCGACGGCAACGGCCTGCCCGCCGACGAGCATCTGGTGCCCGGGCGCGGCGGCCAGCCCACCGTGGAGGTCTGCCAGATGCTCGCGGCCAGCGACTTCACCGGTCACGTGGTGTTGGAGGTCACCACCTCCCAGGCCCGCACCAGCCAGGAACGCGAGGCGCTGCTGGTGGAATCGTTGGAGTTCGCCCGCACCCACCTGATGCGCTGA
- a CDS encoding Ppx/GppA phosphatase family protein, which translates to MRLGVLDVGSNTVHLLVVDARRGGHPTPMSSTKATLRLAEAIDNSGKITKRGADKLISTVDEFAKIAASSGCAELMAFATSAVRDAENSDAVLARVRDQTGVELQVLDGVNESRLTFLAVRRWYGWSAGRIVNIDIGGGSLELCSGVDEAPDVALSLQLGAGRLTREWLPEDPPGRRRVAMLRDWLQSELAEASVEVLEAGPPDLTVASSKTFRSLARLTGAAPSGAGPRVKRTLTASGLRQLISFISRMTTADRAELEGVSADRAPQIVAGALVAEASMRALSIETVDICPWALREGLILRKLDSEADGTALVEIPMGESGGRSTSRAKGGRSKGGAR; encoded by the coding sequence GTGCGATTGGGCGTGCTCGATGTGGGCAGCAACACCGTTCACCTGTTGGTGGTCGACGCCCGGCGCGGCGGTCACCCCACCCCGATGAGTTCGACCAAGGCCACCCTGCGGCTCGCCGAGGCCATCGACAACTCCGGCAAGATCACCAAGCGCGGCGCGGACAAGCTGATCTCCACCGTCGACGAGTTCGCCAAGATCGCGGCCAGCTCGGGCTGTGCGGAGCTGATGGCCTTCGCCACCTCCGCGGTCCGCGACGCGGAGAACTCCGACGCGGTGCTGGCGCGGGTGCGCGACCAGACCGGGGTGGAGCTGCAGGTGCTCGACGGGGTCAACGAGTCGCGGTTGACGTTTCTGGCGGTGCGCCGCTGGTACGGCTGGAGTGCCGGGCGCATCGTCAACATCGACATCGGCGGCGGCTCGCTGGAGCTGTGCAGCGGCGTCGACGAGGCCCCCGACGTGGCGTTGTCGCTGCAGCTGGGGGCCGGCCGACTGACCCGCGAGTGGTTGCCCGAGGACCCGCCGGGGCGCCGGCGGGTGGCGATGCTGCGCGACTGGCTGCAAAGCGAACTGGCCGAGGCCAGCGTCGAGGTGCTCGAGGCGGGGCCGCCGGATCTGACCGTGGCGAGCTCGAAGACGTTCCGGTCGTTGGCCCGGTTGACCGGAGCGGCCCCCTCGGGGGCGGGTCCCCGGGTAAAACGGACGTTGACGGCCAGCGGTCTCAGACAACTCATATCGTTCATCTCTAGGATGACCACCGCGGACCGTGCGGAATTGGAAGGGGTGAGCGCCGACCGGGCGCCACAGATCGTGGCGGGTGCCCTGGTGGCCGAGGCGAGCATGCGAGCGTTGTCAATCGAGACCGTGGACATCTGTCCGTGGGCGTTGCGTGAAGGTCTGATCTTGCGCAAACTCGACAGCGAGGCGGACGGGACCGCCCTGGTAGAGATCCCGATGGGAGAGTCCGGGGGACGATCGACCAGCCGCGCCAAGGGCGGCCGGTCGAAAGGCGGCGCGCGATGA
- a CDS encoding metal-dependent hydrolase, whose translation MPQRSLEVTSGPRPGYPRTRRVRFRFGDGAAGGGYGRYFVDDDRVFSHFVAGLSGAFPSGEEAFIRSVRRFADRITDPELKKRVAGFIGQESMHGQQHRRLNDTLIEMGYPIGWWDSAAMEQRRLRFESRISGRVHLAMTAAAEHYTAVVAQRVLSLDEVQAIPGDPEVWNLLNWHALEELEHKSVAFDVYRAVGGDERMRIGVMAASIAATIPMTLAMLAISLARDPVARRQPLRLVREARKLFRGKLFNGILRDLAVYLRPGFHPDDIDTAALLERWRRDLFGDRGALLGYLK comes from the coding sequence GTGCCGCAGCGCTCACTGGAGGTCACGTCGGGTCCTCGCCCCGGCTATCCGAGGACCCGCCGGGTGCGGTTCCGGTTCGGCGACGGCGCCGCCGGCGGTGGCTACGGCAGGTACTTCGTGGACGACGACCGGGTGTTCAGCCATTTCGTTGCCGGGCTCTCCGGGGCGTTCCCCTCCGGGGAGGAGGCCTTCATCCGGTCGGTGCGCCGGTTCGCCGACCGCATCACCGACCCGGAGTTGAAGAAGCGGGTGGCCGGGTTCATCGGCCAGGAGTCGATGCACGGTCAGCAGCACCGTCGCCTCAACGACACGCTCATCGAGATGGGGTATCCGATCGGCTGGTGGGACTCCGCGGCGATGGAGCAGCGTCGGTTGCGCTTCGAATCGCGGATCTCCGGGCGGGTGCACCTGGCGATGACCGCCGCCGCCGAGCACTACACGGCGGTAGTGGCCCAACGGGTGCTGTCCCTCGACGAGGTCCAGGCCATCCCCGGGGACCCCGAGGTGTGGAACCTGCTCAACTGGCACGCGCTGGAAGAACTGGAACACAAATCGGTGGCCTTCGACGTCTACCGCGCCGTGGGCGGCGATGAGCGGATGCGCATCGGGGTGATGGCGGCGTCCATCGCCGCGACCATCCCGATGACCTTGGCCATGTTGGCGATCTCGCTGGCGCGCGACCCGGTGGCCCGACGGCAGCCGCTCAGGCTGGTGCGTGAAGCGCGAAAGCTGTTCCGCGGAAAACTGTTCAACGGGATATTGCGTGATCTCGCCGTCTACCTGCGCCCCGGGTTCCACCCCGACGACATCGACACCGCCGCGCTGTTGGAGCGGTGGCGTCGCGACCTGTTCGGTGACCGGGGCGCCCTGCTCGGCTACCTGAAGTAG
- a CDS encoding SDR family NAD(P)-dependent oxidoreductase, whose translation MKNFTGKVAVVTGAGSGIGRSLAVKLAERGALLALSDIDLDAVTETADRCAKLGVTAVGSALDVADRDAVYAHADAVTERFGRVNLVFNNAGVALSANVIDMQWDDFEWLMGINFWGVTYGTKAFLPHLIASGDGHIVNVSSVFGLMGVPSQSAYNSAKFAVRGFTEALRQEVRAAKYPVGVTCVHPGGIKTNIAVNARGVPEDVDREQVRKGFDLIAITRPDSAARIILRGVEKNKPRVLIGPDARVFDAIPRVIGPRYEDVGAPLYRLGRGVAARFGLQL comes from the coding sequence ATGAAGAACTTCACCGGCAAGGTCGCGGTGGTCACCGGGGCGGGCTCGGGCATCGGACGCAGCCTCGCGGTCAAACTCGCCGAGCGCGGCGCGCTTCTGGCGCTCTCCGACATCGACCTCGACGCGGTGACCGAGACCGCCGACCGATGCGCGAAACTCGGCGTCACCGCGGTCGGGTCCGCGCTCGACGTCGCCGACCGGGACGCGGTCTACGCGCACGCCGACGCGGTCACCGAGCGGTTCGGCCGGGTCAACCTGGTGTTCAACAACGCCGGGGTGGCGTTGTCGGCCAACGTCATCGACATGCAGTGGGATGATTTCGAATGGCTGATGGGGATCAACTTCTGGGGCGTCACGTACGGCACCAAGGCGTTTCTGCCGCACCTGATCGCTTCCGGTGACGGCCACATCGTCAACGTCTCGTCGGTGTTCGGGTTGATGGGCGTCCCGTCGCAGAGCGCCTACAACTCGGCGAAATTCGCCGTGCGCGGGTTCACCGAGGCGTTGCGGCAAGAAGTCCGGGCGGCCAAATACCCGGTGGGCGTGACGTGTGTGCACCCGGGCGGGATCAAGACCAACATCGCGGTCAACGCCCGCGGGGTGCCCGAGGACGTGGACCGCGAACAGGTGCGCAAGGGATTCGACCTGATTGCGATCACCCGGCCGGACTCGGCGGCACGGATCATTCTGCGCGGCGTGGAGAAGAACAAGCCGCGGGTGCTGATCGGCCCCGACGCCCGGGTCTTCGACGCGATCCCGCGGGTCATCGGGCCGCGCTACGAAGACGTCGGCGCCCCGCTGTACCGGCTGGGCCGCGGGGTGGCCGCCCGGTTCGGGCTGCAGTTGTAG
- a CDS encoding oxidoreductase, with protein MTWRPDDMPDQTGRTVVVTGANGGLGEVATRALVAAGATVVMACRNPDKAHEVADRIGADAAAGATRVAALDLSDLASVRRFADEQGDIDVLINNAGLMNVPFGRTKDGFETQFGVNHLGHFALTGLLLDRIGDRVVTLSSIAHRQTPKLWIDDLNYEHRWYQRNLAYAQSKLANLMFARELQRRLAESGSAIRSYAVHPGVSGTDLFTRTETPMDLVAKRGAQLVGQPPQRAVHSTLLAATMPDADPTVYWGPARWRQTRGPAEACPSSRLSKDRRLWRRLWEESERMTGVVYDFGR; from the coding sequence ATGACATGGCGTCCCGATGACATGCCGGATCAGACCGGCCGCACCGTCGTGGTGACCGGAGCCAACGGCGGGCTCGGCGAGGTCGCGACCCGCGCGCTGGTCGCCGCGGGCGCCACGGTGGTGATGGCCTGCCGCAACCCGGACAAGGCGCACGAGGTCGCCGATCGGATCGGTGCCGACGCCGCGGCCGGCGCCACCCGGGTGGCCGCCCTGGATCTGTCCGATCTGGCCTCGGTGCGGCGGTTCGCCGACGAGCAGGGCGACATCGACGTCCTGATCAACAACGCCGGGTTGATGAACGTACCGTTCGGCCGGACCAAGGACGGCTTCGAAACCCAGTTCGGCGTGAACCATCTGGGTCACTTCGCGTTGACCGGACTGTTGCTCGACCGTATCGGCGACCGGGTGGTGACCCTGTCCAGCATCGCCCATCGGCAGACGCCGAAACTGTGGATCGATGATCTGAACTACGAACACCGTTGGTATCAGCGCAATCTGGCGTACGCACAATCGAAACTGGCCAACCTGATGTTCGCCCGAGAGTTGCAGCGGCGACTCGCCGAGTCCGGGTCTGCCATCCGTTCCTATGCGGTGCACCCGGGGGTCTCGGGCACCGACCTGTTCACCCGCACCGAGACACCGATGGATCTGGTGGCCAAACGCGGCGCCCAACTGGTCGGCCAACCGCCGCAGCGCGCGGTGCACTCCACTCTGCTGGCGGCCACGATGCCCGACGCCGACCCGACCGTGTACTGGGGCCCGGCCCGCTGGCGCCAGACCCGCGGGCCCGCCGAGGCGTGCCCGTCGAGCCGGCTGTCGAAGGACCGGCGACTGTGGCGCCGGCTCTGGGAGGAATCGGAACGGATGACCGGGGTGGTCTACGACTTCGGTCGCTAA